In Bremerella alba, one genomic interval encodes:
- a CDS encoding DUF1365 domain-containing protein: MHSCLYEGTVSHTRHGPVEHQFDYRLTMAYFDLAELDQVVGSGRILSDHRWAAISFPRDVHLRGQYGSLESRVRSAVTEELGTCPQGPIHLLTQLRYFGHYFSPLNIFFLYDDTTSDFPATILAEVNNIPWGDQQVYVLQPTYSEADQAWVCEHPKQMHVSPFMPMNHTYRWSFRSVGQRLRVSLENQEEGRPIFHAGMSLEKRPLARRTIQRFLWGLPAMSLKVVAAIYYEAWKLWWKRCPIYPHPHRRSESRLPVHVTKPV; the protein is encoded by the coding sequence ATGCACAGTTGCCTGTACGAAGGAACGGTCTCCCACACCCGCCATGGCCCCGTCGAACATCAGTTTGACTACCGCCTGACGATGGCCTACTTCGACCTGGCGGAACTCGACCAGGTTGTTGGCTCGGGAAGAATCTTGTCGGACCATCGATGGGCCGCTATTTCGTTCCCACGCGATGTCCACCTGCGTGGGCAATACGGTTCGCTAGAGAGTCGCGTGCGATCAGCCGTGACCGAAGAACTCGGCACGTGCCCGCAAGGCCCCATTCATCTCTTAACGCAGCTTCGTTACTTCGGACATTACTTCAGCCCCCTCAATATCTTCTTCCTTTACGACGACACCACCAGCGACTTCCCGGCAACCATTTTGGCCGAGGTCAACAACATCCCTTGGGGCGACCAGCAGGTCTACGTCCTGCAACCAACCTACAGCGAAGCCGACCAGGCCTGGGTTTGCGAGCATCCCAAGCAGATGCACGTCTCGCCGTTCATGCCGATGAACCACACCTATCGCTGGTCGTTCCGTTCGGTAGGTCAACGCCTGAGGGTGAGTCTCGAAAACCAGGAAGAAGGCCGCCCCATTTTTCATGCTGGCATGTCTTTAGAAAAAAGGCCGTTAGCGCGCCGCACCATTCAACGGTTTCTGTGGGGATTGCCAGCGATGAGCTTGAAGGTTGTCGCCGCTATCTACTATGAAGCCTGGAAACTTTGGTGGAAACGATGTCCCATATATCCTCACCCGCACCGTCGCAGCGAATCTCGCCTGCCTGTTCACGTGACCAAACCGGTTTAG
- a CDS encoding NAD(P)/FAD-dependent oxidoreductase — translation MNRQRIAVVGGGISGNLVARLLHNDYDVTLYEAAHYPGGHSNTVTCEVEGKPYDVDTGFMVFNDRTYPQFCRLLEILDVEAQDSDMSFSVRCEKTGLEYQGSSLRGLFPSWKNMTSLSYWTMLRDVLHFNRLGTQAVQQASIAEAETVGQFLNRCRVGTMFREKYLMPMAAAIWSAEPQQILDFPAQFFLGFCDNHGLMGITNRPQWKTLVGGSKHYVRKLIEPLGDRVRLNSPVKRVMRDSEHVAIIAKDDQVQVFDQVIFATHADQTLAMLDQPTQQEEEILSHFPYQPNDAVLHTDTRLLPTHSHAWASWNYFLPDADQTTASVTYDLSRLQNVASPTPILLSLNITNRIDPRKILQQFNYDHPAFNRHSYAAQKRLPKIQGQQQTYFCGAWCGYGFHEDGVRSALAVAAYFGKNLDACTVACTKERSPTPAMAPSNISLTTA, via the coding sequence ATGAATCGACAACGGATCGCGGTGGTTGGTGGCGGTATCAGTGGGAACCTGGTTGCCCGACTGCTGCACAATGACTACGACGTGACACTGTACGAAGCCGCCCATTACCCCGGCGGGCACAGCAACACAGTTACCTGCGAAGTCGAGGGCAAACCGTACGACGTCGACACCGGCTTCATGGTTTTCAACGACCGCACCTACCCCCAGTTCTGCCGCTTGCTTGAAATTCTGGACGTCGAAGCCCAAGACAGCGACATGAGCTTTAGCGTTCGCTGTGAGAAGACAGGACTCGAATACCAAGGCAGCAGTCTCCGCGGGCTATTTCCCAGCTGGAAGAACATGACCTCCCTCAGCTACTGGACCATGCTGAGAGACGTCTTGCATTTCAATCGTCTTGGCACCCAGGCTGTCCAGCAGGCATCGATCGCCGAAGCAGAGACGGTCGGGCAGTTTCTCAATCGCTGTCGTGTCGGCACGATGTTTCGCGAAAAGTACCTCATGCCGATGGCCGCCGCAATCTGGTCGGCCGAGCCACAACAGATACTCGACTTCCCAGCCCAGTTCTTCTTGGGCTTTTGCGACAACCATGGCCTGATGGGGATTACCAATCGACCGCAATGGAAGACCCTAGTTGGCGGATCGAAGCATTACGTGCGGAAATTGATCGAACCACTGGGCGACCGCGTTCGGCTGAACTCGCCGGTGAAACGGGTAATGCGAGACAGCGAGCACGTTGCGATAATTGCCAAGGACGATCAGGTCCAGGTATTTGACCAGGTCATTTTCGCCACTCATGCCGATCAAACATTGGCGATGCTCGATCAACCCACTCAGCAAGAGGAAGAGATTCTCAGCCACTTCCCGTACCAACCCAACGATGCCGTCCTGCACACCGACACACGTCTTCTTCCCACGCATTCGCATGCTTGGGCAAGCTGGAACTACTTTTTACCAGATGCCGATCAGACAACGGCCAGCGTGACTTACGACCTTTCTCGCTTGCAGAACGTTGCTTCACCGACGCCTATTCTGCTGAGCCTGAACATCACCAACCGCATCGACCCTCGCAAGATTCTCCAGCAGTTCAATTACGACCATCCTGCGTTTAATCGGCACTCGTATGCCGCACAGAAACGTCTGCCAAAGATTCAAGGGCAGCAGCAAACCTACTTCTGCGGTGCCTGGTGTGGCTATGGATTTCACGAGGATGGCGTGAGAAGTGCCTTGGCCGTTGCCGCTTACTTTGGAAAGAACTTGGACGCATGCACAGTTGCCTGTACGAAGGAACGGTCTCCCACACCCGCCATGGCCCCGTCGAACATCAGTTTGACTACCGCCTGA